In one window of Palaemon carinicauda isolate YSFRI2023 chromosome 2, ASM3689809v2, whole genome shotgun sequence DNA:
- the LOC137615482 gene encoding uncharacterized protein, which produces MKVWILCFTCTWSRAINLKICRDLSVNEYLRAFSLHVFEHGFPQLCVSDPGSQLVAGGNIITSFINDPDTKLYLESNGIKHVKFQQFFKGHSELGSLVESCVKLVKKLIFSAIKTWVLSLPDFEYLVCNVVHLANKRPIAFKESLRETEADSCPEPITPEMLVKGYELVSLNLIPDLQEVPDDPEWKMSSSPTEIIKDEYEKLRKVRYNLLEAYQNKFLSTLVAQAVDRKDRYRPVCHQKLGIGDIVLIKEPNTKTINFPWEL; this is translated from the coding sequence ATGAAGGTATGGATTTTGTGTTTCACCTGCACTTGGTCAAGGGCTATTAATTTGAAGATCTGTCGAGATTTAAGTGTGAATGAGTATTTGAGAGCCTTTTCATTACATGTTTTTGAGCATGGATTCCCGCAGCTTTGTGTTAGTGATCCAGGCTcgcagttggtggcaggaggtaacataatcactagcttcatcaatgatcctgacactaaattgtatttggagtCTAATGGCATTAAGCATGTAAAGTTTCAGCAATTCTTTAAAGGCCATAGTGAGCTAGGATCACTTGTAGAGTCTTGCGTAAAATTAgtgaagaaacttattttttcagctattaaaacttgggtactttctttgcctgattttgaatatttagtgtgtaatgttgttcatttaGCTAATAAGAGGCCAATAGCCTTTAAGGAATCTTTAAGGGAGACTGAGGCAGATTCTTGCCCAGAGCCCATAACTCCAGAAATGTTAGTCAAGGGGTATGAGCTGGTGTCGCTGAATTTAATTCCAGATTTACAAGAGGTACCTGATGATCCTGAGTGGAAGATGAGTAGCAGCCCTACAGAAATAATAAAGGATGAGTATGAAAAACTTCGTAAGGTTAGGtataatcttctagaagcttaccagAATAAGTTTTTAAGTACCCTGGTAGCTCAGGCTGTGGACCGCAAGGACAGATATAGACCAGTTTGTCACCAGAAGTTGGGCATTGGTGATATAGTCCTCATCAAAGAACCAAACACTAAAACCATTAATTTTCCGTGGGAATTGTGA